The following are encoded in a window of Halosolutus halophilus genomic DNA:
- a CDS encoding crotonase/enoyl-CoA hydratase family protein — MTDEVLYETDGRIAHVTLNRPDRFNAITESMPGALAAAIDRAEADDEVRVIVLEGAGEAFCSGYDLELFAERPRPVPGSQEMPWDPMADYRLMKGFTENYMRIWHSHTPVICKIDGPAVAGGSDIALCADVVLMSEDATIGYPPARVWGCPTTMLWVYRLGPGDAKRMLLTGDLIDGIEAERMGLIHRAYPDDELDDAVAALAKRVAGIPANQLMMQKLAVNTAYENMGLETSQTLATIFDGMARHTPEGIAFKDRCEEVGFEQAVRERDRGDLF, encoded by the coding sequence ATGACCGACGAGGTCCTGTACGAAACCGACGGCCGAATCGCGCACGTCACGTTGAACCGACCCGATCGATTCAACGCGATCACCGAGTCGATGCCCGGGGCGCTCGCTGCGGCCATCGATCGCGCCGAAGCGGACGACGAGGTCCGGGTAATCGTGCTGGAGGGGGCCGGTGAGGCGTTTTGCTCCGGGTACGATCTCGAACTGTTCGCCGAACGACCCCGTCCGGTCCCCGGCAGCCAGGAGATGCCGTGGGATCCGATGGCGGACTATCGACTCATGAAGGGATTCACGGAGAACTACATGCGAATATGGCACAGTCACACGCCGGTGATCTGTAAAATCGACGGTCCGGCGGTCGCCGGGGGATCGGACATCGCCCTCTGTGCCGACGTGGTCCTGATGAGCGAGGACGCGACGATCGGGTATCCGCCGGCGCGGGTGTGGGGGTGTCCGACCACGATGCTGTGGGTCTATCGACTCGGGCCCGGTGACGCCAAGCGGATGCTCCTGACCGGTGACCTGATCGACGGCATCGAGGCAGAGCGCATGGGTCTTATCCATCGTGCCTACCCCGACGACGAACTGGACGACGCCGTCGCAGCCCTCGCGAAGCGAGTCGCCGGCATCCCGGCGAATCAGCTGATGATGCAGAAACTCGCCGTCAACACGGCCTACGAAAACATGGGTCTCGAGACGAGTCAGACGCTGGCGACCATTTTCGACGGGATGGCACGACACACGCCCGAAGGGATCGCGTTCAAGGACCGCTGTGAAGAGGTCGGGTTCGAGCAAGCCGTTCGAGAGCGCGATCGGGGCGACCTGTTCTGA
- a CDS encoding helix-turn-helix domain-containing protein produces MTANVSRPLQGTRLTLELWHPNCWAIESTDRVGGGILAHAIYNAPTAEDQPVNGLFTAFGETTAEVEALLDEIRESPLAGEVLELQERFGRRQSASLPGNVVTEFFLEYDPRDMICPTLLEHGFIHSAPVRIEGGQEYWEVCFPGDRDEIETAIDGVCDAGGAEVSVETITSRPPGESERKRRMDSLTSTQRQVFELARDRGYYQWPRGVSTRELAAELDISKTTLLDHLRKAESKLLDPDDVAPE; encoded by the coding sequence ATGACAGCGAACGTGAGCCGACCACTTCAGGGAACGCGGCTGACACTCGAGCTGTGGCATCCGAACTGCTGGGCGATCGAATCGACCGATCGGGTCGGCGGCGGAATTCTCGCACACGCGATTTACAATGCACCGACGGCGGAGGACCAGCCGGTCAACGGGCTGTTCACCGCGTTCGGCGAGACGACGGCCGAGGTCGAGGCGTTGCTCGACGAGATCCGCGAGTCGCCGCTGGCAGGCGAGGTGCTCGAACTCCAGGAACGGTTCGGGCGACGGCAATCGGCCTCGCTCCCGGGGAACGTCGTCACCGAGTTTTTCCTCGAGTACGATCCCCGGGACATGATCTGTCCGACGCTGCTCGAGCACGGCTTCATCCACAGCGCGCCCGTTCGAATCGAGGGGGGACAGGAGTACTGGGAGGTCTGTTTCCCCGGCGATCGGGACGAGATCGAGACCGCGATCGACGGCGTCTGCGACGCCGGCGGCGCGGAGGTCTCGGTCGAGACCATCACGAGCAGGCCGCCGGGGGAATCCGAGCGCAAACGCCGAATGGATTCGCTCACCAGTACCCAGCGGCAAGTGTTCGAACTCGCGCGCGATCGGGGGTACTACCAGTGGCCCCGCGGCGTCTCGACCCGCGAACTCGCCGCCGAACTCGACATCTCGAAGACGACCTTGCTCGACCACCTGCGAAAGGCCGAGTCGAAACTCCTCGATCCCGACGACGTCGCCCCCGAGTGA
- a CDS encoding branched-chain amino acid ABC transporter permease yields the protein MGALTDPRGYWDDLTITEQGVTAAIGLIVLSLVLLLLTGALGASYFLFLFGLAGMYALLSFGLNSQWGFTGLINFSVAAFFGLGAYGAALMTASNSPLGGEFNPVFGLLVGLVLAAVIAVAIGIPTLRLRADYLAIATLGLAEVIRLFTINERQLTNGSAGLRGIPTFFEEWPVLGTVPDVMPAIEIELLPGSPVVLGLSFWQQLLNVALLLVFLGGTFAILRRAQRSPWGRLLRTIRSDEDLAKALGKNTYSYKMQSFVLGSLIMALAGVFFAHLNLVVTPDQLDPITTFYVWVAVILGGSGSNRGALLGGFVVVAIREGSRFVNEISVIPDFLGGAPLRLLAIGLLIILVMRFRPQGILPPQRELIWPSAIDDAAPSRPDRGVRDSKGGGTDD from the coding sequence ATGGGCGCACTCACCGACCCGCGCGGCTACTGGGACGACCTGACGATCACGGAGCAGGGCGTCACGGCTGCCATCGGCCTGATCGTACTGTCACTCGTCCTCCTCTTGCTCACCGGCGCGCTCGGTGCGTCGTACTTCCTCTTCCTGTTCGGACTGGCGGGGATGTACGCGCTCCTCTCGTTCGGACTGAACTCTCAGTGGGGGTTTACCGGCCTGATTAACTTCAGCGTCGCCGCCTTCTTCGGGCTCGGTGCCTACGGCGCGGCCCTGATGACCGCCAGCAACTCGCCGCTCGGGGGCGAGTTCAACCCCGTGTTCGGCCTGCTCGTCGGGCTGGTGCTCGCAGCGGTGATCGCGGTGGCGATCGGAATCCCGACGTTACGACTGCGTGCGGATTACCTCGCGATCGCGACCCTCGGACTGGCGGAAGTCATTCGCCTGTTCACGATCAACGAACGCCAGTTGACCAACGGGAGCGCCGGCCTCCGGGGAATCCCGACGTTCTTCGAGGAGTGGCCAGTGCTGGGAACCGTCCCGGACGTGATGCCGGCCATCGAGATCGAACTCCTCCCCGGGTCGCCGGTCGTACTCGGCCTGTCGTTCTGGCAGCAACTGCTCAACGTCGCGTTGCTGCTCGTCTTCCTCGGCGGTACCTTCGCAATCCTCCGGCGGGCCCAGCGATCGCCGTGGGGCCGACTGCTCCGGACGATCCGATCGGACGAGGACCTCGCGAAGGCGCTGGGGAAGAACACGTACTCGTACAAGATGCAGTCGTTCGTCCTCGGCAGCCTCATCATGGCGCTTGCAGGCGTCTTCTTCGCGCACCTGAACCTCGTGGTTACGCCGGACCAACTCGATCCGATCACGACGTTCTACGTCTGGGTCGCCGTGATCCTCGGAGGCAGCGGTTCGAACCGCGGGGCGTTGCTCGGCGGCTTCGTCGTGGTGGCCATCCGGGAAGGGTCCCGGTTCGTCAACGAAATCAGCGTGATTCCCGATTTCCTCGGAGGCGCCCCGCTCAGGCTGCTCGCGATCGGGCTCCTGATCATCCTCGTCATGCGGTTCCGGCCGCAGGGAATCCTGCCGCCGCAGCGGGAACTGATCTGGCCGAGCGCGATCGACGACGCCGCGCCGTCCCGACCCGATCGGGGCGTGCGCGACTCGAAAGGAGGTGGCACTGATGACTGA
- a CDS encoding ABC transporter substrate-binding protein, with protein sequence MADDDTPLQNRRDVLTFGSALGVAALAGCVGTTDEEGDGNGDSDTYTIGMIDSLSGSLADFGERNQRAKDLAIDHINEIGVKDRDLDIIVEDSEGDVQQGVSAAQKLVNQNSVPFVIGAVGSGVSVSIYESVIQGTDVVQLSQNSTGLSLTDHPGLLRMSPSGRTQSIALADIISEDGYDEVAVTYNNDEFGESLFDAFEDAYEGDIVYDSAHDGEQASYTSLVSEMNNSGAEAWLCITYQQEFATMVTNMYENGYEAQLYGADSNRGDTVLEGTPEGSMDGMKLVEPAAPKGQENYEEFAAAFEDEYDEAPTAWSAFAYDCVVTAALSIQAADEFTGEALGDVVRDVTRPEGEKVFTYEEAREILADGGSPADINYQGVSGPIDFDENGDPRGSLVVMEVQDHDYVSIEFRES encoded by the coding sequence ATGGCGGACGATGACACACCACTACAGAATCGAAGAGACGTCCTGACGTTCGGCAGTGCCCTGGGGGTGGCGGCACTGGCCGGCTGCGTCGGGACGACTGACGAAGAGGGCGACGGAAACGGAGACTCTGACACCTACACGATCGGGATGATCGACTCGCTGTCCGGGTCGCTGGCCGACTTCGGTGAGCGAAACCAGCGTGCCAAAGACCTGGCGATCGATCACATCAACGAGATCGGCGTCAAGGATCGGGACCTCGATATTATCGTCGAGGACTCCGAAGGTGACGTTCAACAGGGCGTTTCGGCGGCACAGAAACTGGTCAACCAGAACAGCGTTCCGTTCGTCATCGGGGCGGTCGGCTCGGGCGTGTCGGTGTCCATCTACGAGAGCGTCATTCAGGGGACCGACGTCGTCCAGTTGAGCCAGAACTCGACCGGACTCAGCCTGACCGACCACCCCGGACTGCTCCGGATGTCACCCAGCGGACGAACGCAATCGATCGCGCTTGCGGACATCATCAGCGAAGACGGCTACGACGAGGTCGCAGTGACCTACAACAACGACGAGTTCGGTGAGAGCCTGTTCGACGCCTTCGAAGACGCCTACGAGGGGGACATCGTCTACGATAGCGCCCACGACGGTGAACAGGCGTCGTACACCAGCCTCGTCTCCGAGATGAACAACTCCGGTGCGGAGGCCTGGCTCTGTATCACCTACCAGCAGGAGTTCGCGACGATGGTCACGAACATGTACGAGAACGGGTACGAGGCCCAGCTGTACGGGGCCGACTCCAACCGTGGTGACACCGTGCTCGAGGGGACGCCCGAAGGCAGCATGGACGGGATGAAACTCGTCGAACCGGCAGCGCCGAAAGGCCAGGAGAACTACGAGGAGTTCGCCGCGGCCTTCGAAGACGAGTACGACGAGGCGCCGACGGCCTGGTCCGCGTTCGCGTACGACTGCGTGGTCACTGCGGCGCTCTCGATCCAGGCTGCCGACGAGTTTACCGGCGAGGCGCTCGGCGACGTCGTTCGCGACGTCACCCGCCCCGAGGGCGAGAAGGTCTTCACCTACGAGGAAGCCCGCGAGATTCTCGCCGACGGTGGCTCACCCGCGGATATCAATTATCAGGGAGTGAGCGGCCCGATCGACTTCGACGAGAACGGCGATCCGCGGGGCAGTCTCGTGGTGATGGAAGTCCAGGACCACGATTACGTCTCGATCGAGTTCCGGGAATCGTAA
- a CDS encoding proline dehydrogenase family protein: protein MLLPIANNFVAAEERSGALSHVADLNDDGIAGILNLLGEHYDDPADAAADADAYVELVEAIDDAGLDCCISVKPSQIGLDVGDEVFRTHLERIVDAGVEHDVFVWIDMEDYTTTDVTLDAFEHHARETDGNVGVCIQANLKRTPEDVERLADVPGKVRFVKGAYDEPGRVAYKKKARVNEAYRDLLATAFETFDDGIAVGSHDPDVIEYVEGLAAEHDTPFEFQLLMGVREDAQHELAAEYDVYQYVPYGGKWLSYFYRRIRERKENALFALRAIVS from the coding sequence ATGCTCCTCCCAATTGCGAACAATTTCGTCGCCGCCGAAGAGCGGTCGGGGGCGCTGTCGCACGTCGCCGACCTCAACGATGACGGTATCGCGGGCATTCTGAATCTGCTCGGCGAACACTACGACGATCCGGCGGACGCGGCCGCAGACGCCGACGCCTACGTCGAACTCGTCGAGGCGATCGACGACGCCGGACTCGACTGCTGTATCTCGGTGAAACCGTCGCAGATCGGCCTCGACGTCGGTGACGAGGTCTTCCGGACCCACCTCGAACGAATCGTCGACGCGGGCGTCGAGCACGACGTTTTCGTCTGGATCGACATGGAAGATTACACGACGACCGACGTCACGCTCGACGCGTTCGAGCACCACGCGCGGGAAACCGACGGGAACGTCGGTGTCTGCATCCAGGCGAACCTGAAGCGAACGCCCGAGGACGTCGAGCGACTGGCCGACGTCCCCGGCAAGGTGCGCTTCGTCAAGGGCGCGTACGACGAACCGGGACGCGTCGCCTACAAGAAGAAGGCGCGGGTGAACGAGGCGTACCGCGACCTGCTCGCGACCGCCTTCGAGACGTTCGACGACGGGATCGCGGTCGGCAGCCACGACCCGGACGTGATCGAGTACGTCGAAGGCCTCGCCGCTGAGCACGACACGCCCTTCGAGTTCCAGTTGCTCATGGGCGTTCGCGAGGACGCCCAGCACGAACTCGCCGCGGAGTACGACGTCTACCAGTACGTCCCCTACGGAGGGAAGTGGCTGTCGTACTTCTACCGCCGCATCCGCGAACGCAAGGAGAACGCGCTGTTCGCCCTCCGAGCGATCGTTAGCTGA
- a CDS encoding ABC transporter ATP-binding protein: MSKNDVVLRVEDLQKSFGALVATDHATFEVERGTITGLIGPNGAGKSTLFNLISGFYEPDGGAVTVNGTDVTGAEPYEVAEHGLIRTFQTPRKLEGMTVREAMLVGPQDQPGESFVKLFTDPGTVAEHEQQNLDDVERILAEFEIDHLATQPATDLSGGQMKLVELARAMLAEPEILLLDEPVAGVNPTLRNKLAEQVRRLNEQGTTFLLIEHDMEFVMDLADPVVVLDRGSVLTEGPPHAIQSDTRVIDAYLGGGGA; this comes from the coding sequence ATGTCGAAAAACGACGTCGTGCTCCGGGTCGAGGATCTCCAGAAGTCCTTCGGCGCGCTCGTCGCGACCGACCACGCGACGTTCGAGGTCGAACGCGGGACGATCACTGGCCTGATCGGTCCCAACGGTGCCGGCAAGTCGACGCTGTTCAACCTCATCTCCGGCTTCTACGAGCCGGACGGCGGTGCCGTCACGGTCAACGGAACCGACGTGACCGGAGCCGAACCCTACGAAGTCGCCGAACACGGGCTCATCCGAACGTTCCAGACCCCGCGCAAACTCGAGGGGATGACCGTCCGGGAGGCGATGCTCGTCGGACCACAGGACCAGCCCGGCGAATCGTTCGTCAAACTGTTCACCGATCCCGGAACGGTTGCGGAACACGAGCAGCAGAACCTCGACGACGTCGAACGCATCCTCGCGGAGTTCGAGATCGATCACCTGGCGACCCAGCCCGCGACGGACCTCTCGGGCGGCCAGATGAAACTGGTCGAACTGGCCCGCGCGATGCTCGCCGAGCCGGAGATCCTCCTGCTCGACGAACCCGTCGCGGGGGTCAACCCGACGCTCAGGAACAAGCTCGCCGAGCAGGTTCGTCGGCTCAACGAACAGGGCACGACCTTCCTGCTCATCGAACACGACATGGAGTTCGTCATGGACCTCGCCGATCCGGTCGTCGTCCTCGATCGGGGCAGCGTCCTGACCGAAGGTCCGCCGCACGCGATCCAGTCGGATACGCGCGTCATCGACGCGTACCTCGGAGGTGGTGGCGCGTGA
- a CDS encoding aldehyde dehydrogenase family protein, whose amino-acid sequence MSQQQQVYGHHIGGEWIDGTGTETFASENPATGEELARFQQGTESDVDAALEAAEGAFEEWRELSYIDRAEYLWDIYHELRDRTEELAEIVTKECGKEISEGRADVIEAYHMVEWAAGNARHPHGDVVPSEIGSKDAYMRRKPRGVIGCITPWNFPVAIPFWHMAIALVEGNTVVWKPAEQTPWCGQIIAEMMDDAGIPDGVFNMVQGFGGAGAAITDDGRVDTVLFTGSAEVGHEIASKVGGEPGKLAACEMGGKNGIVITEEADLDIAVHSAVMSSFKTTGQRCVSSERLIVHEDVYDEFKERYVDVAEKVAVGNPLQEDTFMGPAIEADHVEKIHRHNQLARDEGAEVLVDRAELDDAEIPDGHSEGHWVGPFVYEIDYDTDLRCLKEECFGPHVALLKYSGDIEDAVEIHNDTPYGLAGAIISEDYRQINYFRDHADLGLAYANLPCIGAEVQLPFGGVKKSGNGYPSAREAIEAVTERTAWTMNNSKEIEMAQGLSADITTSDDD is encoded by the coding sequence ATGAGTCAGCAACAGCAGGTGTACGGTCATCACATCGGCGGCGAGTGGATCGACGGTACCGGTACCGAGACCTTCGCGAGTGAGAACCCGGCGACCGGCGAGGAACTCGCGCGGTTCCAGCAGGGCACCGAGTCGGACGTCGACGCCGCCCTCGAAGCCGCCGAAGGTGCCTTCGAGGAGTGGCGCGAACTGTCGTACATCGATCGAGCGGAGTACCTCTGGGACATCTACCACGAACTCCGCGATCGCACCGAGGAACTCGCCGAAATCGTCACGAAGGAGTGTGGCAAGGAGATCAGCGAAGGGCGCGCGGACGTCATCGAGGCGTACCACATGGTCGAGTGGGCGGCGGGCAACGCTCGCCACCCCCACGGCGACGTGGTTCCGAGCGAAATCGGGAGCAAAGACGCCTACATGCGGCGCAAACCGCGTGGGGTCATCGGTTGCATCACGCCGTGGAACTTCCCGGTCGCGATTCCGTTCTGGCACATGGCGATCGCGCTCGTCGAGGGGAACACGGTCGTCTGGAAACCCGCCGAACAGACGCCGTGGTGCGGCCAGATCATCGCCGAGATGATGGACGACGCAGGGATCCCGGACGGCGTGTTCAACATGGTACAGGGCTTCGGCGGCGCTGGCGCGGCGATCACCGACGACGGTCGTGTGGATACGGTCCTCTTTACTGGCTCGGCCGAAGTGGGCCACGAGATCGCGAGCAAGGTCGGCGGCGAACCCGGCAAACTCGCGGCCTGCGAGATGGGCGGCAAGAACGGCATCGTCATCACCGAAGAAGCGGACCTCGACATCGCGGTTCATTCCGCGGTGATGTCGAGTTTCAAGACGACCGGCCAGCGCTGCGTCTCCTCCGAACGGCTGATCGTTCACGAGGACGTCTACGACGAGTTCAAGGAACGGTACGTCGACGTCGCCGAGAAGGTCGCCGTCGGCAATCCTCTGCAGGAGGATACGTTCATGGGGCCCGCGATCGAGGCCGACCACGTCGAAAAGATCCATCGTCACAACCAGTTGGCACGGGACGAGGGTGCCGAGGTGCTCGTCGATCGAGCGGAACTCGACGACGCGGAGATCCCCGACGGCCACAGCGAGGGCCACTGGGTCGGCCCGTTCGTCTACGAGATCGACTACGACACGGACCTGCGCTGTCTCAAAGAGGAGTGTTTCGGCCCCCACGTCGCCCTCCTGAAGTACTCGGGTGACATCGAGGACGCCGTCGAGATTCACAACGACACCCCCTACGGACTGGCCGGCGCGATCATCTCGGAGGACTATCGCCAGATCAACTACTTCCGCGATCACGCCGACCTCGGCCTGGCGTACGCGAACCTGCCCTGCATCGGCGCGGAGGTCCAGTTGCCCTTCGGCGGCGTCAAGAAGTCCGGCAACGGCTACCCGAGCGCACGTGAAGCGATCGAGGCCGTCACCGAGCGCACCGCGTGGACGATGAACAACTCGAAAGAGATCGAGATGGCCCAGGGCCTCTCGGCCGATATCACGACCTCGGACGACGACTGA
- a CDS encoding ABC transporter ATP-binding protein, translating to MSADHVLELDGVDSGYGEVQVLDDCTLHLDPGEIVCLIGPNGAGKSTVLKTAFGMLTPWNGRVRYHDDDIGGMAPEDIVREGIGFVPQTENVFGSLTIEENLRMGGVARDAALEPVLETLYDRFPLLDEKRSAKARNLSGGQRQVLALARALVMEPDVLLIDEPSAGLAPNTADDVFADVQEVNAMDTAILMVEQNAKKGLGISDRGYVLDQGTVRFEDEADALLDNEEVSKLYLGG from the coding sequence GTGAGCGCCGACCACGTCCTCGAACTGGACGGCGTCGACAGCGGCTACGGCGAGGTGCAGGTGCTCGACGATTGTACGCTCCACCTCGACCCGGGCGAGATCGTCTGCCTGATCGGCCCGAACGGTGCCGGCAAGTCGACCGTCCTCAAGACGGCCTTCGGCATGCTGACGCCGTGGAACGGTCGCGTCCGCTACCACGACGACGACATCGGCGGAATGGCGCCCGAGGACATCGTCCGGGAGGGAATCGGCTTCGTCCCTCAGACGGAGAACGTCTTCGGCTCGCTCACCATCGAAGAGAACCTTCGCATGGGCGGCGTCGCACGCGACGCCGCCCTCGAACCGGTCCTCGAGACGCTGTACGATCGGTTCCCGCTGCTCGACGAGAAGCGCTCGGCGAAGGCGCGGAACCTCTCCGGCGGCCAGCGGCAGGTGCTCGCCCTGGCCCGCGCGCTGGTGATGGAACCCGACGTACTCCTGATCGACGAACCCTCCGCGGGCCTCGCACCGAACACCGCCGACGACGTGTTCGCGGACGTCCAGGAGGTCAACGCGATGGACACGGCGATCCTGATGGTCGAACAGAACGCCAAGAAGGGGCTGGGAATCTCCGATCGGGGCTACGTCCTCGATCAGGGGACGGTCCGGTTCGAGGACGAGGCCGACGCCCTGCTGGACAACGAGGAAGTATCGAAGCTGTACCTCGGCGGCTGA
- a CDS encoding branched-chain amino acid ABC transporter permease produces MSIIEYAANGLVYSSIIVLGSIGLSLIYSIAGFANFAHGDTMTVGAYATLVAFGVVGGVGFSVLGLPMGFFLAMLIGIAVAAVVAVVTEKIVYEPLDIGSIGLLITSIGVAFVYRALIRMGFGADAIQYDVGTLRPIEALLPYGIRMTQHDVAIVISAAVLVTGLHVLLQHTDLGRKMRAMADNPDLARASGIRTYRIKLWSWIIGAGLAGSGGAFLGLFNFLEPRMGFNVLLVIFAAVILGGIGSVYGAMLGGFLIGMVVEMMPLFTDLGIPIGIEYAEAVAFLIMVAVLLMRPTGIAGDAIDGEGV; encoded by the coding sequence ATGTCTATTATCGAATACGCTGCCAACGGACTGGTATACAGTAGCATCATCGTACTCGGGAGCATCGGCCTCTCGCTGATCTACAGTATCGCCGGCTTCGCGAACTTCGCGCACGGTGATACGATGACCGTCGGCGCATATGCCACGCTGGTCGCGTTCGGCGTCGTCGGCGGCGTCGGGTTCAGCGTCCTCGGATTGCCGATGGGCTTCTTCCTCGCGATGCTAATCGGGATCGCCGTCGCCGCCGTCGTCGCGGTCGTCACCGAAAAGATCGTCTACGAACCCCTGGACATCGGCTCGATCGGCCTGCTGATCACGTCGATCGGGGTCGCGTTCGTCTACCGCGCACTGATCCGGATGGGGTTCGGCGCGGACGCGATCCAGTACGACGTCGGCACGCTCCGGCCCATCGAGGCGCTGCTCCCCTACGGGATCCGGATGACCCAGCACGACGTCGCGATCGTCATCTCGGCCGCCGTGCTCGTGACCGGACTGCACGTCCTGTTACAACACACCGACCTGGGGCGGAAAATGCGCGCGATGGCCGACAACCCGGATCTCGCGCGCGCAAGCGGGATTCGAACGTACCGCATCAAGCTCTGGTCGTGGATCATCGGCGCGGGCCTTGCCGGGTCCGGCGGAGCGTTCCTCGGCCTGTTCAACTTCCTCGAGCCCCGGATGGGCTTTAACGTCCTGCTGGTCATCTTCGCCGCCGTGATCCTCGGCGGGATCGGCTCCGTCTACGGCGCGATGCTCGGCGGGTTCCTCATCGGGATGGTCGTCGAGATGATGCCGCTGTTTACCGATCTCGGCATCCCGATCGGCATCGAGTACGCCGAGGCGGTCGCGTTCCTGATCATGGTCGCCGTGTTGCTCATGCGGCCGACCGGGATCGCCGGCGACGCCATCGACGGGGAGGGAGTGTAA